From Pseudoalteromonas viridis, the proteins below share one genomic window:
- a CDS encoding ATP-binding protein → MKLTIRHKLLAILLLVNTVLIMAIYFANQAAFEKSFRDYIQQNSRARLVALMPSIRDNFARYGDDWVYPRHPAWHQLVSELRGNGRSANSAAATPSYDSYDSPVMQRPRRPSELTERGPEPGRDGRGMRNEQDPQAQHHTDRRPKPGADRPPRGERGAHPHQKRRPPRGRPDSMGGRLVFKNAAGEQVIGSLTTTRTTLWEPVHQSDSSSSPLLGYVGLEDGLVISNRFDSLFAERQKNWFMYIAIVALIASSLLAIPFSHFLVAPVLALRRAAQNLARGDYQSNLNPDSNDELGMLARDLNTLSETLRENQQARQQWIADISHELRTPIAVFKAELEGMIDGVIDTDPAQLQSLHEEISRLTQLVDDLHQLSMSDRGSLSYQMSSHCLGELIEQTFGNHQAQLANRGFDYQLKGDTQSLMMCDDRRMTQLFSNLMQNTLRYTDSELHNPGQIRVTIKQQGTQTEIVWEDSSPGVAPELLDKLFDRLFRVKQARDRVSGGSGLGLAICTSIVQAHNGTISARESELGGLAVVMRFT, encoded by the coding sequence ATGAAACTGACAATACGGCACAAGCTGCTGGCTATTTTGCTGTTGGTCAACACCGTATTGATCATGGCGATTTACTTTGCTAATCAGGCGGCATTTGAAAAGAGCTTTCGTGATTATATTCAGCAAAACAGCCGCGCCCGGCTGGTTGCGTTGATGCCAAGTATTCGTGATAACTTTGCCCGCTATGGCGACGACTGGGTATATCCTCGTCATCCTGCCTGGCATCAACTGGTAAGCGAGCTAAGAGGGAACGGCAGAAGTGCCAATTCGGCCGCTGCGACCCCGTCTTATGACAGTTATGACAGTCCTGTCATGCAGCGCCCGCGCAGACCATCAGAGCTCACTGAGCGGGGTCCTGAGCCGGGTCGGGACGGTCGTGGCATGCGCAATGAGCAAGACCCTCAGGCGCAGCATCACACCGACAGACGCCCAAAGCCCGGCGCTGATCGCCCGCCCAGAGGCGAGCGCGGTGCTCACCCTCACCAAAAGCGCAGACCCCCCAGAGGACGCCCAGATAGCATGGGTGGTCGTCTGGTATTTAAAAACGCCGCAGGTGAGCAGGTGATAGGCTCTCTGACGACAACCAGAACCACGTTATGGGAGCCCGTACATCAGTCCGACTCCTCATCGTCTCCTTTGCTGGGGTACGTGGGTCTGGAAGATGGTCTGGTTATCAGCAATCGCTTTGACAGCTTATTTGCAGAGCGACAAAAAAACTGGTTTATGTACATTGCCATTGTGGCCCTGATAGCGTCGAGCTTACTGGCTATCCCGTTCAGCCACTTTCTGGTAGCGCCGGTGCTGGCGCTGCGCCGCGCCGCACAAAACCTGGCAAGAGGCGATTATCAGAGCAACTTAAACCCCGACAGTAACGACGAGCTGGGCATGCTGGCAAGAGATTTGAATACACTCTCCGAGACCCTGCGTGAAAACCAGCAAGCCCGACAACAATGGATTGCCGATATTTCCCATGAACTGCGCACGCCAATCGCCGTGTTTAAAGCTGAGCTGGAGGGCATGATCGATGGTGTGATAGACACAGATCCCGCGCAGTTGCAGTCCTTACATGAAGAAATCAGTCGCCTGACCCAGCTGGTGGATGACTTGCACCAGCTTTCTATGTCGGACAGAGGCTCACTAAGCTACCAGATGTCATCACATTGTCTGGGCGAACTGATCGAGCAAACCTTTGGCAATCATCAGGCGCAGCTTGCCAACCGTGGCTTTGACTATCAGCTTAAAGGCGACACACAGAGTCTGATGATGTGTGACGACAGAAGAATGACGCAGCTGTTTAGTAATCTGATGCAAAATACACTGCGCTATACCGATTCAGAGTTGCACAATCCAGGGCAAATTCGGGTGACCATTAAACAGCAGGGCACACAAACAGAGATCGTCTGGGAAGATAGTTCTCCCGGCGTGGCCCCCGAGCTGCTGGATAAATTGTTCGACAGGTTGTTCCGCGTTAAACAGGCCAGAGATAGGGTCTCGGGCGGCTCAGGTCTTGGGCTGGCCATTTGTACCAGCATAGTTCAGGCCCATAACGGCACAATTTCGGCGCGCGAGAGTGAATTGGGCGGCTTGGCTGTGGTGATGCGTTTTACTTAA
- a CDS encoding PilZ domain-containing protein, translating to MIHEDKRRFMRMMVNTQAQLTVLSTGHKLQGTCHDLSATGLSIIVDEPLEMNEMLDVFIDSHGGSIPPLNAHVKVIRCGNNSEGDGYMLGLEIVQFN from the coding sequence ATGATACACGAGGATAAACGGCGCTTTATGCGCATGATGGTCAATACCCAGGCACAACTAACAGTGTTGTCCACGGGTCATAAACTGCAAGGCACCTGCCACGATTTAAGTGCCACGGGGCTTTCAATCATTGTAGACGAGCCTCTGGAAATGAATGAAATGCTGGACGTATTTATCGACAGCCATGGCGGCTCTATTCCTCCTTTGAATGCCCATGTGAAAGTCATTCGGTGCGGTAATAACAGCGAAGGCGATGGCTATATGCTGGGCCTGGAAATCGTGCAGTTTAATTAG
- a CDS encoding response regulator — protein MSTQGSRMKTPHVLVVDDEYFNFEMLSMALSDAFKFSYAESGKSCLSNAIADPPDVILLDVCMPGLDGYDTCRMLKNTPETRDIPVLMVSGLESEQEKQAGFEAGCDAYVVKPFSMQSLSEKIKNMVQIIPR, from the coding sequence ATGTCCACACAGGGGAGCAGGATGAAAACGCCGCATGTGTTAGTGGTTGACGATGAGTATTTCAATTTTGAAATGCTCTCTATGGCTTTGTCGGATGCATTTAAGTTCAGTTATGCTGAGTCGGGCAAGAGCTGTCTGTCTAATGCGATAGCCGATCCGCCGGATGTGATCTTGCTTGATGTGTGCATGCCCGGACTGGATGGCTACGACACGTGCCGGATGCTGAAAAACACGCCAGAGACCAGAGACATTCCGGTGCTTATGGTGTCAGGCCTTGAATCGGAGCAGGAGAAGCAAGCGGGTTTTGAAGCGGGCTGCGATGCCTATGTGGTTAAACCTTTTTCAATGCAATCCTTATCGGAAAAAATAAAGAATATGGTGCAAATTATTCCCAGGTAA
- the hrpA gene encoding ATP-dependent RNA helicase HrpA, with protein MDLQSLYSNIADCLKKDQFLFKKRLQGVKKIKDEAKQQKVLTQITRDIEHSKTLRVKRLAELPKVQYPESLPVSQKKDDIKKAIAENQVVIVAGETGSGKTTQLPKICLELGRGVDGYIGHTQPRRLAARSVSNRIAEELNCELGQEVGFKIRFSDQVSDKSYIKLMTDGILLAEIQQDRYLNQYDTIIIDEAHERSLNIDFILGYLKNLLPKRPDLKVIITSATIDPERFSKHFNNAPIIEVSGRTYPVEVRYRPVIDASGDESEAENDQLQGIFDAVDELCAEGPGDILIFMNGEREIRDTADALSKRNLKGVEILPLYARLSNAEQNRIFAAHSHRRIVLSTNVAETSLTVPGIRYVIDPGTARISRYSARTKVQRLPIEAVSQASANQRMGRCGRVAAGVCIRLYSEEDFLGRPEFTDPEILRTNLASVILQMLALGLGDIKRFPFVQAPDNRNITDGVTLLEELGAVKPAARREQTALTQTGRKLSRLPIDPRLARMVLASAPLGALREVIIIAAALSIQDPRERPQEKRGAADEKHGRFEDPDSDFMAFLNLWQYLEEQQEALSRSQFRKQCQKDFLAYMRVREWQDIVYQLTTVCTEMGLKASGNDASFEAIHQALLSGMLSHIGQKDEKKFYKGARNSQFHIFPGSGLFKKSPKWVMAAELVETSKLYARINARIDVNWVAPLAEHLVKRSYSEPHWEKKQGCVIAFEQQTLYGLIIVGKKRTVYSQIEPALCRELFIKEALVAQQLGQNEAFLKHNQALIEDIQDLENKARRRDILVDEHMMQAFYEQRIPADVNNRAAFNHWWKEKKKTDKRFLHMDRDALMQHEASHITALDYPDVWQQGNLMLPLSYHFEPGQPVDGVTVNIPLPLLNQVANEGFDWHIPALRHELICSLIKSLPKSLRRNFVPAPNYADAVLAAIEPMQGGFLEALANRLLRMTGVKVDAEAFDLGALESHLKMQFQVLDEHNKVIAHGYDLDALKAKLQGKVTQTLSKVAEEGIEQEGLTQWSFGDLPVEYTKKQGGYEIKAFPALVDNKQSTSISLFDHPLKAQQAHRLGLRRLVMLNVPSPVKYLQQHLPNKAKLGLYFNPFGKINDLIDDCTAAGIDALLGDYTAIRSEQDFEKAKEYVRAELGDKVVDIASAVEQVLSIAHSINKRMKGRVDLTMITAHGDIKSQLESLIFKGFVSQHGAHKLPDLLRYMKAIEKRLEKLPVDPNRDRLCVLELEKVAAAYTDKCNKQPKGIPMPAALDEIFWMQQELRVSLFAQTLGTPYPISAKRITNALNEIE; from the coding sequence GTGGATTTGCAGTCGTTGTATTCGAACATAGCGGATTGCCTCAAAAAGGATCAGTTTCTCTTTAAAAAACGTCTTCAGGGCGTCAAAAAAATAAAAGACGAAGCGAAACAACAAAAGGTACTTACTCAGATAACGCGTGACATAGAGCACAGCAAAACGCTTAGAGTAAAGCGTCTGGCTGAACTGCCGAAGGTGCAATATCCCGAGTCACTGCCGGTTAGCCAGAAAAAAGACGACATTAAAAAAGCCATTGCCGAGAACCAGGTGGTGATAGTAGCGGGTGAAACCGGCTCAGGTAAAACCACTCAGCTACCTAAAATCTGTCTGGAACTGGGCCGTGGTGTTGATGGCTATATTGGTCACACTCAGCCGCGACGTCTGGCCGCACGCAGCGTGTCAAACCGGATTGCCGAGGAGCTTAATTGTGAGCTTGGTCAGGAGGTTGGCTTTAAGATCCGTTTCAGCGATCAGGTCTCTGATAAGAGCTATATCAAATTAATGACCGACGGTATTTTGCTGGCAGAGATCCAGCAAGACAGATACCTGAACCAGTACGATACCATCATCATAGATGAAGCCCACGAGCGCAGTCTGAATATCGACTTTATCCTTGGCTATCTGAAAAACCTGCTTCCTAAGCGCCCAGATCTGAAGGTGATCATTACCTCGGCAACAATCGATCCGGAGCGTTTTTCCAAGCACTTTAATAACGCGCCCATTATTGAAGTATCGGGCCGTACCTATCCGGTAGAAGTGCGCTATCGCCCCGTGATTGATGCCAGTGGGGATGAGAGTGAAGCCGAAAACGACCAGCTACAGGGGATCTTCGATGCCGTAGACGAGCTGTGTGCAGAAGGCCCCGGAGACATCCTGATCTTTATGAATGGCGAGCGGGAAATTCGCGATACGGCGGATGCGCTGAGTAAGCGTAACCTCAAAGGGGTTGAGATCCTGCCTTTGTATGCCCGTTTGTCGAATGCCGAGCAAAATCGCATTTTTGCCGCCCACAGCCATCGTCGTATTGTGCTGTCAACCAACGTGGCCGAAACCTCACTGACGGTACCTGGGATCCGCTATGTTATCGACCCGGGCACGGCGCGGATCAGCCGCTACAGCGCCCGTACTAAAGTACAGCGATTGCCGATTGAGGCCGTTTCTCAGGCCAGTGCCAATCAGCGTATGGGTCGCTGTGGCCGGGTTGCGGCAGGTGTGTGTATCCGATTGTATTCAGAAGAAGATTTCCTTGGCCGACCTGAATTTACCGATCCGGAAATTCTGCGCACCAACTTGGCATCGGTTATTTTGCAAATGCTGGCGCTGGGCCTCGGTGACATCAAGCGTTTTCCGTTTGTGCAAGCACCCGATAACCGCAACATTACAGATGGTGTTACCTTGCTTGAAGAGTTGGGGGCCGTTAAACCTGCCGCCAGACGTGAGCAAACCGCACTGACCCAGACCGGACGCAAGCTCAGCCGCTTACCGATAGATCCGCGCCTGGCCCGTATGGTACTGGCATCAGCTCCTTTGGGTGCTTTGCGTGAGGTGATCATTATCGCAGCGGCACTGTCGATTCAGGACCCCAGAGAAAGGCCGCAGGAAAAACGCGGTGCTGCGGATGAAAAGCATGGTCGATTTGAAGACCCAGACTCGGATTTTATGGCGTTTTTGAACCTCTGGCAGTATCTGGAGGAGCAGCAGGAAGCGCTCAGTCGCAGCCAGTTCAGAAAGCAATGTCAGAAAGACTTTTTGGCTTATATGCGGGTCAGAGAGTGGCAAGATATTGTTTATCAGCTCACCACTGTGTGTACAGAAATGGGCCTCAAAGCCTCAGGCAACGACGCCAGCTTCGAAGCCATTCACCAGGCGCTGCTCAGCGGGATGTTGAGCCACATAGGTCAAAAAGACGAGAAAAAATTCTACAAAGGGGCGCGCAACAGCCAGTTCCATATTTTCCCGGGCTCTGGCCTGTTTAAGAAAAGTCCGAAGTGGGTGATGGCGGCTGAACTGGTAGAAACCAGTAAGCTCTATGCCCGCATTAATGCCAGGATTGATGTTAACTGGGTTGCCCCGCTGGCGGAGCATCTGGTTAAGCGTAGTTACAGTGAACCACACTGGGAAAAAAAGCAGGGCTGTGTCATCGCCTTTGAACAGCAAACCCTGTACGGCCTCATCATAGTTGGCAAAAAGCGTACGGTTTACAGTCAGATTGAACCAGCGCTGTGTCGCGAACTGTTTATTAAAGAAGCACTGGTCGCGCAGCAACTGGGTCAAAATGAGGCCTTTTTAAAGCACAATCAGGCCCTGATTGAAGATATTCAGGATCTGGAAAACAAAGCGCGTCGCCGGGATATTCTGGTTGATGAGCATATGATGCAGGCGTTTTATGAGCAGCGGATCCCGGCCGATGTCAATAACCGGGCTGCGTTCAACCACTGGTGGAAAGAGAAGAAAAAAACCGACAAACGCTTTTTGCATATGGACAGAGATGCCCTGATGCAGCACGAAGCGTCACACATTACGGCGCTGGATTATCCAGACGTGTGGCAGCAGGGCAATCTGATGTTGCCTTTGAGTTATCATTTTGAGCCTGGTCAGCCCGTTGACGGCGTGACGGTGAACATCCCCTTACCACTGCTTAATCAGGTGGCTAATGAAGGGTTTGACTGGCATATTCCGGCACTGCGTCATGAATTGATCTGCTCTTTGATCAAGAGCCTGCCAAAAAGTCTGCGACGCAACTTTGTCCCGGCGCCCAACTATGCCGATGCGGTACTTGCTGCCATAGAGCCGATGCAGGGCGGTTTTCTTGAAGCCCTGGCCAATCGCTTGTTGCGTATGACGGGGGTTAAAGTTGACGCTGAGGCGTTCGATCTCGGGGCACTGGAATCGCACTTAAAAATGCAGTTTCAGGTGCTGGACGAACACAACAAGGTGATTGCGCATGGCTATGACCTCGATGCACTCAAAGCCAAATTACAAGGCAAGGTCACGCAAACGCTATCAAAGGTGGCCGAAGAGGGCATAGAGCAGGAGGGGCTGACGCAGTGGTCGTTTGGTGACCTGCCTGTGGAATACACCAAAAAGCAGGGCGGCTATGAGATCAAGGCTTTCCCGGCGCTGGTAGATAACAAGCAAAGCACCTCAATCAGTTTATTTGACCATCCGCTAAAGGCACAACAGGCGCATCGCCTCGGTTTGCGTCGACTGGTGATGCTGAACGTGCCCTCACCGGTGAAATATTTACAACAGCATTTGCCAAATAAAGCAAAGCTGGGGCTGTATTTTAATCCGTTTGGTAAAATTAACGACCTGATCGACGATTGTACTGCAGCGGGAATAGATGCCTTACTGGGAGATTACACCGCGATCCGCTCTGAGCAGGACTTTGAAAAAGCCAAAGAATATGTCCGGGCTGAGCTTGGAGACAAAGTGGTAGATATTGCGTCGGCGGTAGAGCAGGTGCTCAGTATTGCGCACAGCATCAACAAGCGCATGAAAGGGCGGGTTGATTTAACCATGATCACCGCGCACGGAGATATCAAGTCTCAGCTGGAAAGCCTGATCTTCAAAGGGTTTGTCAGCCAGCATGGGGCGCACAAATTGCCAGACTTACTGCGCTATATGAAAGCCATTGAAAAACGCCTGGAAAAACTGCCTGTTGACCCTAACCGCGACCGCTTGTGTGTACTGGAACTGGAAAAAGTGGCGGCGGCCTATACCGATAAATGTAACAAACAACCAAAAGGGATCCCTATGCCTGCGGCACTTGATGAGATTTTCTGGATGCAGCAGGAACTTCGGGTGTCTTTATTTGCTCAAACACTAGGAACGCCTTATCCGATTTCGGCCAAACGGATCACCAATGCGTTAAATGAGATCGAATAG
- a CDS encoding CBS domain-containing protein — MQSVKVADYLNHRPVTFKADMRIESAVEKLLQSGQSGGPVIDDMQRVVGFLSEQDCIRTMLEATYQNESHSIVADVMNAEPLCVSPDDSILKLADRMTADKPKIYPVCDSDCRLVGVISRTHVLYAIDKHLHDTYESGHRFV; from the coding sequence ATGCAATCTGTCAAAGTAGCAGACTATCTGAATCATCGTCCGGTGACCTTTAAAGCGGACATGCGCATCGAATCCGCAGTGGAAAAATTACTGCAAAGTGGTCAGTCCGGAGGCCCGGTGATTGATGACATGCAACGCGTGGTGGGCTTTTTATCCGAGCAAGATTGTATCCGCACTATGCTCGAAGCTACTTATCAGAACGAATCACACAGCATAGTGGCTGATGTAATGAATGCCGAGCCATTGTGTGTCAGCCCGGATGACAGCATTTTAAAACTGGCAGACAGAATGACGGCGGACAAGCCGAAAATTTATCCGGTCTGTGACAGCGATTGTCGGCTGGTTGGGGTGATCAGCCGTACTCATGTGCTTTATGCCATTGATAAGCACCTCCACGATACCTATGAATCGGGACATCGCTTTGTCTGA
- a CDS encoding isoaspartyl peptidase/L-asparaginase family protein produces MRRILITSALFAALSAVHPAFAVEPETPIAIAIHGGAGTIERSKFTPEQEHAYRQTLQSAVEQGYAVLEQGGESLDAITAAIKILENSPFFNAGKGAVYTYEGTHELDASIMDGRDRQAGAVAGVKHVKNPIELAKAVMEKSVHVMLSGEGAEEFAKREGMSFVNNDYFDTPHRYEAWQKARKKLDQAEQSSKDYQAQHQQLPQQYKMGTVGAVALDKQGNLAAGTSTGGMTAKRFGRVGDSPIIGAGTFADNESCAVSATGHGEYFIRYNVAVDICARVQYQDKSVAQAGQDVIFGPMLRAGGTGGVIILDAEGNISMPFNTKGMYRASKSNTQPTYVGIFEDKDTSK; encoded by the coding sequence ATGCGCCGTATACTTATCACCTCAGCCTTATTCGCCGCCCTGAGCGCGGTACACCCCGCTTTTGCAGTCGAACCTGAGACACCTATTGCCATTGCTATTCATGGTGGTGCCGGCACCATTGAAAGGTCAAAATTTACCCCCGAGCAGGAGCATGCATATCGACAAACTTTACAGTCAGCTGTCGAGCAGGGCTACGCCGTGTTAGAGCAAGGTGGTGAGAGTCTGGATGCCATCACTGCGGCAATTAAGATATTGGAAAATTCGCCGTTTTTTAATGCCGGAAAAGGTGCGGTTTATACTTATGAAGGGACCCATGAGCTGGACGCGTCGATCATGGATGGACGAGACCGTCAGGCCGGCGCGGTTGCCGGTGTTAAACACGTTAAAAATCCTATCGAGCTGGCCAAAGCGGTCATGGAGAAATCGGTGCATGTGATGCTCAGTGGCGAAGGCGCCGAGGAGTTTGCCAAGCGTGAAGGTATGTCGTTTGTTAACAATGACTATTTTGACACGCCGCATCGTTATGAAGCCTGGCAAAAAGCGCGCAAGAAACTGGATCAAGCCGAGCAGAGCAGTAAAGACTATCAGGCACAGCATCAACAGTTGCCGCAGCAATATAAAATGGGCACAGTGGGGGCCGTTGCGCTGGACAAACAGGGCAACCTGGCCGCAGGCACTTCGACCGGCGGTATGACAGCAAAACGATTTGGTCGTGTTGGTGACTCGCCGATTATTGGCGCAGGGACCTTTGCAGACAATGAGTCTTGTGCGGTGTCAGCAACCGGGCATGGTGAGTACTTTATTCGCTATAACGTAGCCGTTGATATCTGCGCGCGGGTGCAGTATCAGGACAAATCCGTGGCGCAAGCCGGGCAGGACGTAATTTTTGGTCCTATGTTACGCGCGGGCGGAACCGGCGGTGTGATTATTCTAGATGCCGAGGGCAATATCAGTATGCCATTTAACACCAAGGGCATGTATCGGGCCAGCAAGTCCAACACTCAGCCTACCTATGTGGGTATTTTTGAGGACAAAGACACCTCTAAATAG
- a CDS encoding SapC family protein, with protein sequence MAEQQVQPLHNEKHANIKVKNGINVEFLKSQHLIPVVAHEFARVATEFPMAFVKNTESGQYQAVALFGLEPGENLFVQDGEWTAGIAPLAASRYPFGLVKHPEQDQYGIVIDEASPLVGEEEGNALFADGKETEYLERRKEALVNYIEFSRVTEAFTQYLAEKELLVQQTLTVEIAGEKKDINGIYLVDERKLNELSDEAYLELRKRGYLAPIFSFLTSTHQVGRLARLKAKRQAS encoded by the coding sequence ATGGCGGAGCAACAAGTGCAGCCTTTACACAACGAGAAACATGCCAACATCAAAGTAAAAAATGGCATTAACGTAGAATTTTTGAAATCTCAGCACTTGATCCCGGTTGTTGCACACGAGTTTGCACGTGTTGCGACTGAATTCCCGATGGCATTTGTTAAGAACACTGAAAGCGGTCAGTATCAGGCGGTGGCTTTATTTGGCCTTGAGCCAGGTGAGAACCTGTTTGTACAGGATGGCGAATGGACTGCAGGTATCGCACCACTGGCAGCATCTCGTTACCCGTTTGGTCTGGTTAAGCACCCAGAGCAAGACCAGTACGGCATCGTTATTGACGAAGCCAGCCCGTTGGTAGGTGAAGAAGAAGGCAACGCCTTGTTTGCAGATGGCAAAGAAACTGAGTACCTGGAGCGCCGCAAAGAAGCACTGGTTAACTACATCGAGTTTTCTCGTGTTACTGAAGCTTTCACTCAGTATCTGGCTGAAAAAGAGCTACTTGTACAACAAACTCTGACAGTTGAAATCGCTGGTGAGAAGAAAGACATCAACGGTATTTACCTGGTAGACGAGCGTAAGCTGAACGAGCTGAGCGACGAAGCTTACCTGGAACTACGTAAGCGTGGTTACCTGGCACCAATCTTCTCTTTCCTGACTTCTACACATCAGGTTGGCCGTCTGGCTCGTCTGAAAGCAAAGCGTCAGGCAAGCTAA
- a CDS encoding tryptophan halogenase family protein, which yields MHNAEAKIKRIVIVGGGTAGWLAANHLAADVSEDVVITLVESPSIPTIGVGEGTVPVIVDSLKKFGIHESDMFRLCDATFKNGIHFVGWNKPVNGQPHCYFHPFDDPNVNGVNLLPYWLHQLPGARERFDQSVSIQTHIALENRAPKLITNAEYERLINYAFHLDAGKFSALLAKHAIDNRQVKYIQDDVESVELALDGSISGLQLKQGPLLEGDLFIDCSGFQSLLLGKALNTPFIDKSDVLFANHAVVTQVPYEREQEVPPYTISTAQQAGWIWDIGLQTRKGVGHVYSDQFTSHEQAHRDLSAYLGRSEDVVESRLIKMQVGYRAQAWVKNCIGIGLSQGFVEPLEATGLLVFDLAARMLSKRLPEQREDMPAIAQQFNQHMSHTWQSIVDFIKLHYCISNRDDSEFWRMNRALETIPDSLQHKLALWRSDIPNEYDFVSSLDVFRLENHLYVLYGMNYPSRCKYPSPQKVSQQEGMINLVSQQQQKAVAMLETHSKLVAKAARYGFQRI from the coding sequence GTGCATAATGCAGAAGCTAAAATTAAACGTATAGTCATTGTTGGTGGTGGGACTGCGGGCTGGCTGGCTGCGAATCATTTGGCTGCAGATGTGTCCGAAGATGTGGTCATTACATTGGTTGAGTCTCCAAGTATTCCTACAATAGGGGTCGGAGAGGGCACTGTACCTGTTATTGTCGATAGCCTGAAGAAGTTTGGGATCCATGAGTCGGACATGTTCCGCCTGTGCGACGCAACCTTCAAAAATGGTATCCATTTTGTTGGCTGGAACAAACCTGTTAACGGGCAGCCCCACTGCTATTTTCACCCATTTGACGACCCCAATGTCAACGGGGTTAATCTATTGCCGTACTGGCTGCATCAGCTACCAGGGGCCAGGGAGCGCTTTGATCAAAGCGTATCTATTCAAACACATATCGCATTAGAAAATAGAGCGCCTAAGTTGATCACCAATGCGGAATATGAGCGTTTGATTAATTATGCTTTTCACCTTGATGCGGGGAAATTCTCGGCATTGCTTGCCAAACATGCCATTGACAACCGTCAGGTCAAGTATATCCAAGATGACGTCGAGTCGGTAGAGCTGGCGTTGGATGGGTCCATCTCAGGCTTACAGCTAAAGCAGGGCCCTCTGCTGGAGGGCGACCTGTTTATTGATTGCAGTGGCTTCCAGTCTTTATTACTTGGCAAAGCGCTGAATACCCCCTTTATTGATAAGAGTGACGTGCTCTTTGCCAATCATGCGGTGGTCACACAGGTGCCTTATGAGCGCGAGCAAGAGGTGCCGCCTTATACTATTTCAACAGCACAACAGGCAGGGTGGATCTGGGATATAGGATTGCAGACCCGCAAAGGCGTTGGCCACGTTTATAGCGATCAGTTTACCAGCCATGAGCAGGCACATCGTGATCTGTCTGCTTACCTTGGCAGATCTGAAGACGTTGTCGAATCTCGGTTGATAAAAATGCAGGTGGGTTATCGAGCGCAAGCCTGGGTGAAAAACTGTATCGGCATTGGGTTGTCACAAGGGTTTGTTGAGCCGCTGGAGGCGACCGGGCTGCTGGTGTTTGATTTGGCCGCCAGGATGCTCTCAAAACGGTTACCTGAGCAGCGTGAGGACATGCCGGCAATTGCGCAGCAATTTAATCAGCATATGTCCCATACCTGGCAGTCAATTGTTGATTTTATCAAACTTCATTATTGTATCTCCAATCGAGATGATAGCGAGTTTTGGCGCATGAATCGTGCCCTAGAAACAATCCCGGATTCACTGCAACATAAACTGGCACTATGGCGAAGCGATATTCCGAATGAGTATGACTTTGTCAGTAGCTTAGATGTATTCAGGCTAGAGAATCACCTTTATGTTTTATACGGCATGAACTATCCCAGTCGGTGCAAGTATCCTTCGCCACAAAAAGTGTCACAACAGGAAGGTATGATTAACCTGGTGTCCCAGCAACAACAAAAAGCTGTAGCAATGTTAGAAACGCACAGCAAGCTGGTTGCAAAAGCAGCAAGATATGGCTTTCAAAGAATTTAA